In Anaeromusa acidaminophila DSM 3853, one genomic interval encodes:
- a CDS encoding acetyltransferase, protein MKQFEKPVILLGAGGHAKVLADLLLSQGKQIIGVTDVDKNLYGKNAFFDIPVLGPDETVLQYNPDSVGLVNALGSIRATNTREKLFQCFYSQGYLFPNLIHPTAFMGKDVQLGSGVQLMAGAYLQTGVKIADNVIVNTGALVEHDCVLAAHAHIASRAVLAGGVFVGERSHVGAGAVVIQGVNIGRDCTIAAGAAIVKNVVDASVVAGVPGRVLQCNE, encoded by the coding sequence ATGAAGCAATTTGAAAAACCAGTTATTCTTTTAGGTGCTGGTGGACATGCAAAGGTGTTGGCAGATTTATTGCTTTCACAAGGCAAACAGATTATTGGAGTTACCGATGTTGACAAGAACCTATATGGTAAGAACGCATTTTTCGATATTCCGGTATTAGGTCCGGACGAAACAGTGTTGCAATATAATCCTGATTCGGTAGGCCTTGTAAATGCACTAGGCTCGATTCGAGCAACTAATACAAGAGAAAAGTTGTTTCAATGTTTTTATTCACAAGGATATTTATTTCCGAATTTGATTCATCCTACAGCATTTATGGGAAAAGATGTTCAGTTAGGTAGTGGAGTTCAGCTTATGGCTGGGGCATATTTGCAGACTGGCGTTAAAATCGCCGACAATGTTATTGTGAATACAGGAGCTCTGGTGGAGCATGACTGTGTGCTTGCAGCCCATGCGCATATTGCGTCAAGGGCGGTGTTGGCTGGCGGGGTTTTCGTTGGGGAACGATCTCATGTCGGTGCGGGAGCGGTTGTGATTCAAGGGGTGAATATTGGCAGGGATTGTACCATTGCTGCAGGGGCGGCGATCGTGAAAAATGTAGTAGATGCCTCGGTTGTCGCAGGTGTGCCTGGACGAGTGTTGCAATGCAATGAATAA